In one Perca fluviatilis chromosome 7, GENO_Pfluv_1.0, whole genome shotgun sequence genomic region, the following are encoded:
- the tnxba gene encoding tenascin, with amino-acid sequence MLFILGLLLLLTPCPSFQSPTNERRNSTGSDATKPNPVFTLLKPKTTATLAKQTVRPTLKPNTVNQTVFSTPAVKVSTVSEVKATKDKPALTVVQNVQSTSPKSAPTSGAKTIKNKPTAFVNQTVVAKSPSTKDKAAPTVVQTALSTPAKAASAGGSAADKDKVTSSPNQSAVIKAPTATTTKEKPALAQPIKVVISDGCDSSNANEQELKLKPGAPLVMTHKISLLPGGCTGGCEAEMSALKGRVARLEREMSSIKEKCPCSANCPNDCSGNGECEKGKCICQQGFMGPDCSKCAQGAECNKKAAKGKVKVAVETVTLQVNKDKENMQEKTTRIEHTLIQKKEQKKGSEAKETDTKPKVATNAKAGLVKTQAKQEASVKKSTIKDSSSATKTSRPTVVKHEGRKQEEARKGKTTVLISKKVVQKTDLKLVKEGTVSKTQPKSDQLKDEPQTNVTHSNVKKSNGTAKIVTILTKVVGTNKTRTGKETLEQSTLTDKNVTQSSRHKRIKKVKVDTTDVQSVDNKNTEAGKIGKEKVTQKSQYLVNSTVAATSGETRALQNKTTIHSSGSTKRTGGSGLGSVKVVNVSSYSFTVTWSAPQGMFKNFTVIRREPRTEGDEDDHEEFEEEALEGLKVSAAKNATEVQVQSESTNTTAASSKAVGSRGKSETKRISMVVPGSVRSVEFSNLRANTGYVLHVYGTAAERRSKIHRATAVTGPEPATEMVFSNVTESSFTVSWSKPKTAFSGFRVTYTNIVTGESRFVTVESQQSHVVLSKLSAGSTYIITLTTTQGRAQSDTLTSLITTVPAPPTHLQVVNVTDTRAVLQWIPSLGKVDRFIISYESSKTPNVTVTVMLSGNSVEHQLRGLQRGTLYTVKVLSQKDSLQSMAISTTFSTANVVKASEVGTRSAVIAWKTTTVVYNSYRLIYHVAGEETKEVILDQSITEYKLTGLLPMSRYIVLVQGERDGQYTSVVTTEFITGQLRFPFPTECSQELLNGALQSGEVDIYPQGKEGGAVRVYCDMETDGGGWTVFQRRMNGKTDFYRTWSEYSAGFGNLSEDFWLGNELLHNLTSAGPVSLRVDMRSGNDTAYAHYTNFSIDSVEKHYTLTVSGFTGTAGDSMRYHNGRPFSTRDKDSDPLGIHCAKAYMGGWWYKNCYKTNLNGLYGINSNNQGIVWIDWKGKDSSIPFAEMKFRPSRFSPATHG; translated from the exons ATGCTGTTTATTCTAGGActtctcctccttctcaccCCATGTCCCTCCTTTCAATCCCCAACCAATGAGAGGAGAAACTCCACAGGAAGCGACGCCACCAAACCGAATCCCGTTTTCACCCTGTTAAAACCAAAAACCACTGCTACTCTCGCCAAACAGACCGTTCGCCCAACCCTAAAGCCAAACACAGTCAATCAGACCGTTTTCTCCACTCCAGCAGTAAAGGTTTCTACAGTTAGTGAAGTCAAGGCTACCAAAGACAAGCCTGCCCTAACTGTAGTTCAAAATGTTCAGTCAACATCCCCAAAGTCTGCTCCCACCAGTGGCGCTAAAACCATCAAAAACAAGCCCACAGCCTTCGTCAATCAGACTGTTGTAGCTAAATCCCCCTCCACCAAAGACAAGGCTGCCCCCACAGTAGTTCAAACTGCTCTGTCAACGCCAGCAAAGGCCGCTTCAGCCGGAGGCTCTGCAGCCGACAAAGATAAGGTCACGTCCTCTCCCAATCAGAGCGCTGTAATCAAAGCTCCCACCGCCACCACCACAAAAGAAAAGCCTGCCCTTGCACAACCAATCAAGGTGGTTATCAGCGATGGCTGTGACTCTAGCAATGCCAATGAGCAGGAGCTTAAGCTGAAGCCTGGCGCTCCTCTGGTGATGACGCATAAGATCAGCTTGTTGCCTGGTGGCTGCACCGGGGGATGTGAAGCTGAGATGTCTGCACTGAAAGGACGCGTGGCCCGACTGGAAAGAGAGATGTCctctattaaagaaaaat GTCCATGTTCTGCAAATTGTCCAAATGACTGTAGTGGCAATGGGGAATGTGAGAAGGGAAAATGTATCTGCCAACAGGGATTCATGGGTCCAGACTGCAGTAAGTGTGCGCAAGGAGCTGAGTGTAATAAAA AAGCCGCCAAGGGAAAAGTCAAGGTAGCCGTGGAAACAGTTACCCTGCAGGTGAACAAAGACAAGGAAAATATGCAGGAGAAAACCACCAGAATAGAGCACACACTCATCCAGAAGAAAGAGCAGAAGAAGGGGTCTGAAGCCAAAGAGACTGACACTAAACCCAAAGTGGCTACTAATGCTAAAGCAGGTCTTGTTAAAACACAAGCAAAACAAGAAGCCTCAGTTAAAAAAAGCACTATTAAAGACTCTTCAAGTGCCACAAAGACCAGTCGCCCAACTGTTGTGAAACATGAGGGAAGAAAGCAGGAAGAGGCCCGCAAAGGCAAAACAACAGTCCTGATCTCAAAAAAGGTCGTCCAAAAAACAGACCTCAAGCTTGTTAAGGAAGGAACTGTCAGTAAAACACAGCCTAAATCTGACCAACTCAAAGATGAACCTCAAACCAATGTAACCCACAGTAATGTGAAGAAATCTAATGGCACGGCTAAAATTGTGACCATTCTGACCAAGGTTGTGGGAACAAACAAAACCAGAACAGGGAAGGAGACATTGGAGCAGTCCACACTGACTGACAAGAATGTTACTCAATCATCTAGACATAAACGCATCAAGAAGGTCAAAGTAGACACTACAGATGTGCAATCTGTtgacaacaaaaacactgaagCTGGCAAAATTGGAAAAGAGAAGGTTACACAGAAGAGTCAGTATCTAGTTAATTCAACCGTTGCAGCAACGTCGGGCGAGACTCGAGCTCTGCAGAATAAAACAACTATCCATAGCTCTGGGAGCACAAAGAGGACGGGAGGATCTGGATTAGGTTCTGTAAAGGTTGTGAATGTCTCCTCCTACAGCTTCACTGTCACATGGTCAGCGCCGCAAGGGATGTTTAAGAACTTCACAGTGATCAGAAGAGAACCCCGGACGGAGGGTGACGAAGACGACCACGAGGAGTTTGAAGAGGAAGCTCTTGAAGGACTCAAGGTCAGCGCAGCTAAGAATGCAACTGAAGTCCAGGTACAGAGCGAGAGCACAAACACAACTGCCGCCTCCAGTAAAGCTGTTGGATCTCGGGGCAAATCAGAAACAAAGAGGATCTCTATGGTGGTCCCTGGCAGCGTACGCTCTGTGGAGTTCAGTAACCTTCGGGCAAACACAGGCTATGTCCTGCATGTGTATGGCACCGCAGCTGAGAGGAGATCAAAGATTCATAGAGCAACTGCAGTTACAG GTCCTGAGCCAGCCACAGAAATGGTTTTCAGCAATGTAACAGAGTCTTCTTTCACTGTTTCTTGGTCCAAACCAAAGACCGCATTCTCAGGCTTCAGGGTCACGTACACCAACATCGTCACAG GGGAGAGCCGTTTTGTGACTGTGGAGTCTCAGCAATCTCATGTGGTTCTGTCCAAGCTCTCTGCTGGATCCACCTACATTATCACTCTAACTACTACACAAGGCAGAGCCCAGAGTGACACTCTCACATCTCTTATCACCACAG TGCCCGCCCCTCCAACACATCTGCAAGTTGTTAATGTGACAGATACCAGAGCTGTGCTGCAATGGATACCCAGTCTGGGGAAAGTAGACCGCTTCATCATCAGCTATGAGTCCTCCAAAA CTCCTAAtgtgacagtgacagtgatgctgTCTGGAAACTCAGTAGAGCACCAGCTGAGAGGCCTGCAGAGAGGCACCCTGTACACAGTCAAAGTCCTGAGCCAGAAGGACAGTCTGCAGAGCATGGCCATCTCAACTACATTTTCTACTGCTAATG tggTTAAAGCCAGTGAGGTGGGTACTCGCTCTGCAGTGATAGCATGGAAAACTACCACCGTTGTTTATAACAGCTACAGACTGATCTACCATGTGGCAGGAGAAGAGACAAAG GAGGTGATCCTGGACCAATCCATCACAGAGTATAAGCTGACAGGGCTGTTGCCAATGTCACGTTATATTGTTCTGGTTCAAGGCGAGAGAGACGGGCAATACACGTCTGTTGTTACCACAGAATTCATCACAG GCCAACTGCGTTTCCCCTTCCCTACCGAGTGCTCTCAGGAGCTGCTGAACGGAGCTCTGCAGTCAGGAGAGGTGGATATCTACCCACAGGGAAAAGAGGGGGGAGCAGTCAGAGTCTACTGTGACATGGAGACGGATGGAGGTGGCTGGACG gtGTTCCAGAGGAGGATGAACGGAAAGACAGATTTCTACAGAACCTGGAGTGAATATAGCGCCGGCTTTGGAAACCTCAGCGAAGATTTCTGGCTCG GAAATGAGCTTCTTCACAACCTGACTAGTGCCGGCCCTGTGAGTCTGAGAGTGGATATGCGATCTGGAAACGACACCGCTTACGCTCACTACACCAATTTCTCCATTGATTCAGTGGAGAAGCACTATACTCTTACAGTGTCTGGCTTCACTGGAACTGCAG GCGACTCTATGAGGTACCATAATGGACGCCCATTCTCAACCCGGGACAAGGACTCTGATCCTTTGGGGATCCACTGTGCCAAGGCTTACATGGGAGGCTGGTGGTACAAGAACTGCTACAAGACCAACCTCAACGGTCTTTATGGCATCAACAGTAATAATCAG GGAATAGTCTGGATAGACTGGAAAGGTAAAGACTCCTCCATTCCCTTTGCTGAGATGAAGTTCAGACCGTCCAGGTTCTCTCCTGCAACTCACGGCTAA